The Pelobates fuscus isolate aPelFus1 chromosome 2, aPelFus1.pri, whole genome shotgun sequence genome has a segment encoding these proteins:
- the LOC134586802 gene encoding actin-6-like isoform X6, which yields MAKEASSGLVIDNGSGFIKFGFSGEENPRFVYSNLVGRSKYKPFIVGAGQRDYYIGENAQVRRGILSLNYPVEHGVVNSWDDMELIWKNGYKDHLEINSCERPGLVSEAPLNLRANREKMMAVLFEGLGVPATYVSIQAVLALYSSGKVTGCVVDIGDGLTYTVPIFEGYCLQHAVLRLDLAGRELTSYLMSILNESGLSFISTSEREIVKYVKDRQCYIADEIEQFHPARTGMEELEKEYKLPDGKIITVHKNRYKCPETLFHPARIGMDSPGIDKMCFNSIMKCDIDLRSSMYSKVLMSGGSTMLPGIGESMTKELARLIPPECPLNVLTSPKPTVAVWTGGSILSSLSTFQPMWITRAEFLEMGPKIVHRKCF from the exons ATGGCAAAAGAGGCCtcgagtggct TGGTAATAGACAATGGTTctggatttattaaatttggaTTTTCAGGAGAAGAAAACCCACGATTTGTGTACTCAAATTTAGTAGGCAGATCAAAATACAAACCTTTCATTGTTGGAGCTGGACAAAGGGATTACTATATTGGAGAAAATGCACAGGTAAGAAGGGGTATCCTCTCATTAAACTACCCTGTGGAGCATGGTGTGGTAAATTCATGGGATGACATGGAGCTCATATGGAAGAATGGATATAAAGATCATCTAGAGATAAATTCGTGTGAGAGACCAGGCCTTGTTTCTGAGGCACCTCTCAATCTACGTGCCAACAGAGAAAAGATGATGGCTGTTTTATTTGAGGGACTTGGTGTTCCTGCAACATATGTCTCAATCCAAGCCGTTTTAGCTCTCTACTCCTCAGGAAAAGTAACTGGTTGTGTGGTGGACATAGGTGATGGGTTGACATACACAGTCCCTATATTTGAAGGATACTGTCTTCAACATGCCGTGCTAAGGCTTGACCTAGCAGGAAGAGAACTAACAAGCTATCTGATGAGCATACTAAATGAAAGTGGTCTTTCCTTTATTAGTACATCAGAAAGAGAAATTGTCAAATATGTGAAAGATAGGCAATGTTATATTGCTGATGAAATAGA ACAATTTCATCCTGCAAGAACTGGAATGGAAGAATtggaaaaagaatacaaacttccTGATGGAAAGATTATCACCGTCCACAAAAATAGGTATAAATGTCCAGAAACACTATTTCATCCTGCAAGAATTGGAATGGATTCACCAGGCATtgataaaatgtgttttaatagCATAATGAAGTGTGACATTGATCTTCGGAGTTCTATGTACAGCAAAGTGTTAATGTCTGGAGGGAGCACTATGCTTCCTGGAATTGGTGAGAGTATGACCAAGGAACTGGCCAGATTGATCCCACCAGAATGCCCACTAAATGTTCTTACTTCACCTAAACCAACTGTGGCAGTATGGACGGGAGGATCAATATTGTCTTCTCTGTCTACCTTTCAGCCAATGTGGATTACACGGGCAGAATTCTTGGAAATGGGACCGAAAATCGTTCACAGAAAATGCTTCTAG
- the LOC134586802 gene encoding actin, cytoskeletal 1A-like isoform X1, whose protein sequence is MADDGDAVRLVIDNGSGFIKFGFSGEENPRFVYSNLVGRSKYKPFIVGAGQRDYYIGENAQVRRGILSLNYPVEHGVVNSWDDMELIWKNGYKDHLEINSCERPGLVSEAPLNLRANREKMMAVLFEGLGVPATYVSIQAVLALYSSGKVTGCVVDIGDGLTYTVPIFEGYCLQHAVLRLDLAGRELTSYLMSILNESGLSFISTSEREIVKYVKDRQCYIADEIEQFHPARTGMEELEKEYKLPDGKIITVHKNRYKCPETLFHPARIGMDSPGIDKMCFNSIMKCDIDLRSSMYSKVLMSGGSTMLPGIGESMTKELARLIPPECPLNVLTSPKPTVAVWTGGSILSSLSTFQPMWITRAEFLEMGPKIVHRKCF, encoded by the exons atggcggacgaTGGCGATGCAGTGAGGC TGGTAATAGACAATGGTTctggatttattaaatttggaTTTTCAGGAGAAGAAAACCCACGATTTGTGTACTCAAATTTAGTAGGCAGATCAAAATACAAACCTTTCATTGTTGGAGCTGGACAAAGGGATTACTATATTGGAGAAAATGCACAGGTAAGAAGGGGTATCCTCTCATTAAACTACCCTGTGGAGCATGGTGTGGTAAATTCATGGGATGACATGGAGCTCATATGGAAGAATGGATATAAAGATCATCTAGAGATAAATTCGTGTGAGAGACCAGGCCTTGTTTCTGAGGCACCTCTCAATCTACGTGCCAACAGAGAAAAGATGATGGCTGTTTTATTTGAGGGACTTGGTGTTCCTGCAACATATGTCTCAATCCAAGCCGTTTTAGCTCTCTACTCCTCAGGAAAAGTAACTGGTTGTGTGGTGGACATAGGTGATGGGTTGACATACACAGTCCCTATATTTGAAGGATACTGTCTTCAACATGCCGTGCTAAGGCTTGACCTAGCAGGAAGAGAACTAACAAGCTATCTGATGAGCATACTAAATGAAAGTGGTCTTTCCTTTATTAGTACATCAGAAAGAGAAATTGTCAAATATGTGAAAGATAGGCAATGTTATATTGCTGATGAAATAGA ACAATTTCATCCTGCAAGAACTGGAATGGAAGAATtggaaaaagaatacaaacttccTGATGGAAAGATTATCACCGTCCACAAAAATAGGTATAAATGTCCAGAAACACTATTTCATCCTGCAAGAATTGGAATGGATTCACCAGGCATtgataaaatgtgttttaatagCATAATGAAGTGTGACATTGATCTTCGGAGTTCTATGTACAGCAAAGTGTTAATGTCTGGAGGGAGCACTATGCTTCCTGGAATTGGTGAGAGTATGACCAAGGAACTGGCCAGATTGATCCCACCAGAATGCCCACTAAATGTTCTTACTTCACCTAAACCAACTGTGGCAGTATGGACGGGAGGATCAATATTGTCTTCTCTGTCTACCTTTCAGCCAATGTGGATTACACGGGCAGAATTCTTGGAAATGGGACCGAAAATCGTTCACAGAAAATGCTTCTAG
- the LOC134586802 gene encoding uncharacterized protein LOC134586802 isoform X10 produces MADIPQAVVIDNGSGFIKFGFSGEENPRFVYSNLVGRSKYKPFIVGAGQRDYYIGENAQVRRGILSLNYPVEHGVVNSWDDMELIWKNGYKDHLEINSCERPGLVSEAPLNLRANREKMMAVLFEGLGVPATYVSIQAVLALYSSGKVTGCVVDIGDGLTYTVPIFEGYCLQHAVLRLDLAGRELTSYLMSILNESGLSFISTSEREIVKYVKDRQCYIADEIELEELKLTEELEKKYKLHDGKIVTIHRERYKCPETLFHPARIGMDSPGIDKMCFNSIMKCDIDLRSSMYSKVLMSGGSTMLPGIGESMTKELARLIPPECPLNVLTSPKPTVAVWTGGSILSSLSTFQPMWITRAEFLEMGPKIVHRKCF; encoded by the exons ATGGCTGATATTCCACAAGCAGTGGTAATAGACAATGGTTctggatttattaaatttggaTTTTCAGGAGAAGAAAACCCACGATTTGTGTACTCAAATTTAGTAGGCAGATCAAAATACAAACCTTTCATTGTTGGAGCTGGACAAAGGGATTACTATATTGGAGAAAATGCACAGGTAAGAAGGGGTATCCTCTCATTAAACTACCCTGTGGAGCATGGTGTGGTAAATTCATGGGATGACATGGAGCTCATATGGAAGAATGGATATAAAGATCATCTAGAGATAAATTCGTGTGAGAGACCAGGCCTTGTTTCTGAGGCACCTCTCAATCTACGTGCCAACAGAGAAAAGATGATGGCTGTTTTATTTGAGGGACTTGGTGTTCCTGCAACATATGTCTCAATCCAAGCCGTTTTAGCTCTCTACTCCTCAGGAAAAGTAACTGGTTGTGTGGTGGACATAGGTGATGGGTTGACATACACAGTCCCTATATTTGAAGGATACTGTCTTCAACATGCCGTGCTAAGGCTTGACCTAGCAGGAAGAGAACTAACAAGCTATCTGATGAGCATACTAAATGAAAGTGGTCTTTCCTTTATTAGTACATCAGAAAGAGAAATTGTCAAATATGTGAAAGATAGGCAATGTTATATTGCTGATGAAATAGAATTGGAGGAATTAAAATTAACagaagaattggaaaaaaaatacaaacttcaCGATGGAAAGATTGTCACCATCCACAGAGAGAG GTATAAATGTCCAGAAACACTATTTCATCCTGCAAGAATTGGAATGGATTCACCAGGCATtgataaaatgtgttttaatagCATAATGAAGTGTGACATTGATCTTCGGAGTTCTATGTACAGCAAAGTGTTAATGTCTGGAGGGAGCACTATGCTTCCTGGAATTGGTGAGAGTATGACCAAGGAACTGGCCAGATTGATCCCACCAGAATGCCCACTAAATGTTCTTACTTCACCTAAACCAACTGTGGCAGTATGGACGGGAGGATCAATATTGTCTTCTCTGTCTACCTTTCAGCCAATGTGGATTACACGGGCAGAATTCTTGGAAATGGGACCGAAAATCGTTCACAGAAAATGCTTCTAG
- the LOC134586802 gene encoding uncharacterized protein LOC134586802 isoform X4, translated as MADDGDAVRPVVIDNGSGFIKFGFSGEENPRFVYSNLVGRSKYKPFIVGAGQRDYYIGENAQVRRGILSLNYPVEHGVVNSWDDMELIWKNGYKDHLEINSCERPGLVSEAPLNLRANREKMMAVLFEGLGVPATYVSIQAVLALYSSGKVTGCVVDIGDGLTYTVPIFEGYCLQHAVLRLDLAGRELTSYLMSILNESGLSFISTSEREIVKYVKDRQCYIADEIELEELKLTEELEKKYKLHDGKIVTIHRERYKCPETLFHPARIGMDSPGIDKMCFNSIMKCDIDLRSSMYSKVLMSGGSTMLPGIGESMTKELARLIPPECPLNVLTSPKPTVAVWTGGSILSSLSTFQPMWITRAEFLEMGPKIVHRKCF; from the exons atggcggacgaTGGCGATGCAGTGAGGC CAGTGGTAATAGACAATGGTTctggatttattaaatttggaTTTTCAGGAGAAGAAAACCCACGATTTGTGTACTCAAATTTAGTAGGCAGATCAAAATACAAACCTTTCATTGTTGGAGCTGGACAAAGGGATTACTATATTGGAGAAAATGCACAGGTAAGAAGGGGTATCCTCTCATTAAACTACCCTGTGGAGCATGGTGTGGTAAATTCATGGGATGACATGGAGCTCATATGGAAGAATGGATATAAAGATCATCTAGAGATAAATTCGTGTGAGAGACCAGGCCTTGTTTCTGAGGCACCTCTCAATCTACGTGCCAACAGAGAAAAGATGATGGCTGTTTTATTTGAGGGACTTGGTGTTCCTGCAACATATGTCTCAATCCAAGCCGTTTTAGCTCTCTACTCCTCAGGAAAAGTAACTGGTTGTGTGGTGGACATAGGTGATGGGTTGACATACACAGTCCCTATATTTGAAGGATACTGTCTTCAACATGCCGTGCTAAGGCTTGACCTAGCAGGAAGAGAACTAACAAGCTATCTGATGAGCATACTAAATGAAAGTGGTCTTTCCTTTATTAGTACATCAGAAAGAGAAATTGTCAAATATGTGAAAGATAGGCAATGTTATATTGCTGATGAAATAGAATTGGAGGAATTAAAATTAACagaagaattggaaaaaaaatacaaacttcaCGATGGAAAGATTGTCACCATCCACAGAGAGAG GTATAAATGTCCAGAAACACTATTTCATCCTGCAAGAATTGGAATGGATTCACCAGGCATtgataaaatgtgttttaatagCATAATGAAGTGTGACATTGATCTTCGGAGTTCTATGTACAGCAAAGTGTTAATGTCTGGAGGGAGCACTATGCTTCCTGGAATTGGTGAGAGTATGACCAAGGAACTGGCCAGATTGATCCCACCAGAATGCCCACTAAATGTTCTTACTTCACCTAAACCAACTGTGGCAGTATGGACGGGAGGATCAATATTGTCTTCTCTGTCTACCTTTCAGCCAATGTGGATTACACGGGCAGAATTCTTGGAAATGGGACCGAAAATCGTTCACAGAAAATGCTTCTAG
- the LOC134586802 gene encoding actin-6-like isoform X8, translating to MADIPQAVVIDNGSGFIKFGFSGEENPRFVYSNLVGRSKYKPFIVGAGQRDYYIGENAQVRRGILSLNYPVEHGVVNSWDDMELIWKNGYKDHLEINSCERPGLVSEAPLNLRANREKMMAVLFEGLGVPATYVSIQAVLALYSSGKVTGCVVDIGDGLTYTVPIFEGYCLQHAVLRLDLAGRELTSYLMSILNESGLSFISTSEREIVKYVKDRQCYIADEIELEELTRTGMEELEKEYKLPDGKIITVHKNRYKCPETLFHPARIGMDSPGIDKMCFNSIMKCDIDLRSSMYSKVLMSGGSTMLPGIGESMTKELARLIPPECPLNVLTSPKPTVAVWTGGSILSSLSTFQPMWITRAEFLEMGPKIVHRKCF from the exons ATGGCTGATATTCCACAAGCAGTGGTAATAGACAATGGTTctggatttattaaatttggaTTTTCAGGAGAAGAAAACCCACGATTTGTGTACTCAAATTTAGTAGGCAGATCAAAATACAAACCTTTCATTGTTGGAGCTGGACAAAGGGATTACTATATTGGAGAAAATGCACAGGTAAGAAGGGGTATCCTCTCATTAAACTACCCTGTGGAGCATGGTGTGGTAAATTCATGGGATGACATGGAGCTCATATGGAAGAATGGATATAAAGATCATCTAGAGATAAATTCGTGTGAGAGACCAGGCCTTGTTTCTGAGGCACCTCTCAATCTACGTGCCAACAGAGAAAAGATGATGGCTGTTTTATTTGAGGGACTTGGTGTTCCTGCAACATATGTCTCAATCCAAGCCGTTTTAGCTCTCTACTCCTCAGGAAAAGTAACTGGTTGTGTGGTGGACATAGGTGATGGGTTGACATACACAGTCCCTATATTTGAAGGATACTGTCTTCAACATGCCGTGCTAAGGCTTGACCTAGCAGGAAGAGAACTAACAAGCTATCTGATGAGCATACTAAATGAAAGTGGTCTTTCCTTTATTAGTACATCAGAAAGAGAAATTGTCAAATATGTGAAAGATAGGCAATGTTATATTGCTGATGAAATAGAATTGGAGGAATTAA CAAGAACTGGAATGGAAGAATtggaaaaagaatacaaacttccTGATGGAAAGATTATCACCGTCCACAAAAATAGGTATAAATGTCCAGAAACACTATTTCATCCTGCAAGAATTGGAATGGATTCACCAGGCATtgataaaatgtgttttaatagCATAATGAAGTGTGACATTGATCTTCGGAGTTCTATGTACAGCAAAGTGTTAATGTCTGGAGGGAGCACTATGCTTCCTGGAATTGGTGAGAGTATGACCAAGGAACTGGCCAGATTGATCCCACCAGAATGCCCACTAAATGTTCTTACTTCACCTAAACCAACTGTGGCAGTATGGACGGGAGGATCAATATTGTCTTCTCTGTCTACCTTTCAGCCAATGTGGATTACACGGGCAGAATTCTTGGAAATGGGACCGAAAATCGTTCACAGAAAATGCTTCTAG
- the LOC134586802 gene encoding uncharacterized protein LOC134586802 isoform X9, protein MADDGDAVRLVIDNGSGFIKFGFSGEENPRFVYSNLVGRSKYKPFIVGAGQRDYYIGENAQVRRGILSLNYPVEHGVVNSWDDMELIWKNGYKDHLEINSCERPGLVSEAPLNLRANREKMMAVLFEGLGVPATYVSIQAVLALYSSGKVTGCVVDIGDGLTYTVPIFEGYCLQHAVLRLDLAGRELTSYLMSILNESGLSFISTSEREIVKYVKDRQCYIADEIELEELKLTEELEKKYKLHDGKIVTIHRERYKCPETLFHPARIGMDSPGIDKMCFNSIMKCDIDLRSSMYSKVLMSGGSTMLPGIGESMTKELARLIPPECPLNVLTSPKPTVAVWTGGSILSSLSTFQPMWITRAEFLEMGPKIVHRKCF, encoded by the exons atggcggacgaTGGCGATGCAGTGAGGC TGGTAATAGACAATGGTTctggatttattaaatttggaTTTTCAGGAGAAGAAAACCCACGATTTGTGTACTCAAATTTAGTAGGCAGATCAAAATACAAACCTTTCATTGTTGGAGCTGGACAAAGGGATTACTATATTGGAGAAAATGCACAGGTAAGAAGGGGTATCCTCTCATTAAACTACCCTGTGGAGCATGGTGTGGTAAATTCATGGGATGACATGGAGCTCATATGGAAGAATGGATATAAAGATCATCTAGAGATAAATTCGTGTGAGAGACCAGGCCTTGTTTCTGAGGCACCTCTCAATCTACGTGCCAACAGAGAAAAGATGATGGCTGTTTTATTTGAGGGACTTGGTGTTCCTGCAACATATGTCTCAATCCAAGCCGTTTTAGCTCTCTACTCCTCAGGAAAAGTAACTGGTTGTGTGGTGGACATAGGTGATGGGTTGACATACACAGTCCCTATATTTGAAGGATACTGTCTTCAACATGCCGTGCTAAGGCTTGACCTAGCAGGAAGAGAACTAACAAGCTATCTGATGAGCATACTAAATGAAAGTGGTCTTTCCTTTATTAGTACATCAGAAAGAGAAATTGTCAAATATGTGAAAGATAGGCAATGTTATATTGCTGATGAAATAGAATTGGAGGAATTAAAATTAACagaagaattggaaaaaaaatacaaacttcaCGATGGAAAGATTGTCACCATCCACAGAGAGAG GTATAAATGTCCAGAAACACTATTTCATCCTGCAAGAATTGGAATGGATTCACCAGGCATtgataaaatgtgttttaatagCATAATGAAGTGTGACATTGATCTTCGGAGTTCTATGTACAGCAAAGTGTTAATGTCTGGAGGGAGCACTATGCTTCCTGGAATTGGTGAGAGTATGACCAAGGAACTGGCCAGATTGATCCCACCAGAATGCCCACTAAATGTTCTTACTTCACCTAAACCAACTGTGGCAGTATGGACGGGAGGATCAATATTGTCTTCTCTGTCTACCTTTCAGCCAATGTGGATTACACGGGCAGAATTCTTGGAAATGGGACCGAAAATCGTTCACAGAAAATGCTTCTAG
- the LOC134586802 gene encoding actin, cytoskeletal 1A-like isoform X11, whose protein sequence is MADIPQAVVIDNGSGFIKFGFSGEENPRFVYSNLVGRSKYKPFIVGAGQRDYYIGENAQVRRGILSLNYPVEHGVVNSWDDMEEKMMAVLFEGLGVPATYVSIQAVLALYSSGKVTGCVVDIGDGLTYTVPIFEGYCLQHAVLRLDLAGRELTSYLMSILNESGLSFISTSEREIVKYVKDRQCYIADEIELEELTRTGMEELEKEYKLPDGKIITVHKNRYKCPETLFHPARIGMDSPGIDKMCFNSIMKCDIDLRSSMYSKVLMSGGSTMLPGIGESMTKELARLIPPECPLNVLTSPKPTVAVWTGGSILSSLSTFQPMWITRAEFLEMGPKIVHRKCF, encoded by the exons ATGGCTGATATTCCACAAGCAGTGGTAATAGACAATGGTTctggatttattaaatttggaTTTTCAGGAGAAGAAAACCCACGATTTGTGTACTCAAATTTAGTAGGCAGATCAAAATACAAACCTTTCATTGTTGGAGCTGGACAAAGGGATTACTATATTGGAGAAAATGCACAGGTAAGAAGGGGTATCCTCTCATTAAACTACCCTGTGGAGCATGGTGTGGTAAATTCATGGGATGACATGGA AGAAAAGATGATGGCTGTTTTATTTGAGGGACTTGGTGTTCCTGCAACATATGTCTCAATCCAAGCCGTTTTAGCTCTCTACTCCTCAGGAAAAGTAACTGGTTGTGTGGTGGACATAGGTGATGGGTTGACATACACAGTCCCTATATTTGAAGGATACTGTCTTCAACATGCCGTGCTAAGGCTTGACCTAGCAGGAAGAGAACTAACAAGCTATCTGATGAGCATACTAAATGAAAGTGGTCTTTCCTTTATTAGTACATCAGAAAGAGAAATTGTCAAATATGTGAAAGATAGGCAATGTTATATTGCTGATGAAATAGAATTGGAGGAATTAA CAAGAACTGGAATGGAAGAATtggaaaaagaatacaaacttccTGATGGAAAGATTATCACCGTCCACAAAAATAGGTATAAATGTCCAGAAACACTATTTCATCCTGCAAGAATTGGAATGGATTCACCAGGCATtgataaaatgtgttttaatagCATAATGAAGTGTGACATTGATCTTCGGAGTTCTATGTACAGCAAAGTGTTAATGTCTGGAGGGAGCACTATGCTTCCTGGAATTGGTGAGAGTATGACCAAGGAACTGGCCAGATTGATCCCACCAGAATGCCCACTAAATGTTCTTACTTCACCTAAACCAACTGTGGCAGTATGGACGGGAGGATCAATATTGTCTTCTCTGTCTACCTTTCAGCCAATGTGGATTACACGGGCAGAATTCTTGGAAATGGGACCGAAAATCGTTCACAGAAAATGCTTCTAG
- the LOC134586802 gene encoding uncharacterized protein LOC134586802 isoform X13 — MADIPQAVVIDNGSGFIKFGFSGEENPRFVYSNLVGRSKYKPFIVGAGQRDYYIGENAQVRRGILSLNYPVEHGVVNSWDDMELIWKNGYKDHLEINSCERPGLVSEAPLNLRANREKMMAVLFEGLGVPATYVSIQAVLALYSSGKVTGCVVDIGDGLTYTVPIFEGYCLQHAVLRLDLAGRELTSYLMSILNESGLSFIKTLFHPARIGMDSPGIDKMCFNSIMKCDIDLRSSMYSKVLMSGGSTMLPGIGESMTKELARLIPPECPLNVLTSPKPTVAVWTGGSILSSLSTFQPMWITRAEFLEMGPKIVHRKCF; from the exons ATGGCTGATATTCCACAAGCAGTGGTAATAGACAATGGTTctggatttattaaatttggaTTTTCAGGAGAAGAAAACCCACGATTTGTGTACTCAAATTTAGTAGGCAGATCAAAATACAAACCTTTCATTGTTGGAGCTGGACAAAGGGATTACTATATTGGAGAAAATGCACAGGTAAGAAGGGGTATCCTCTCATTAAACTACCCTGTGGAGCATGGTGTGGTAAATTCATGGGATGACATGGAGCTCATATGGAAGAATGGATATAAAGATCATCTAGAGATAAATTCGTGTGAGAGACCAGGCCTTGTTTCTGAGGCACCTCTCAATCTACGTGCCAACAGAGAAAAGATGATGGCTGTTTTATTTGAGGGACTTGGTGTTCCTGCAACATATGTCTCAATCCAAGCCGTTTTAGCTCTCTACTCCTCAGGAAAAGTAACTGGTTGTGTGGTGGACATAGGTGATGGGTTGACATACACAGTCCCTATATTTGAAGGATACTGTCTTCAACATGCCGTGCTAAGGCTTGACCTAGCAGGAAGAGAACTAACAAGCTATCTGATGAGCATACTAAATGAAAGTGGTCTTTCCTTTATTA AAACACTATTTCATCCTGCAAGAATTGGAATGGATTCACCAGGCATtgataaaatgtgttttaatagCATAATGAAGTGTGACATTGATCTTCGGAGTTCTATGTACAGCAAAGTGTTAATGTCTGGAGGGAGCACTATGCTTCCTGGAATTGGTGAGAGTATGACCAAGGAACTGGCCAGATTGATCCCACCAGAATGCCCACTAAATGTTCTTACTTCACCTAAACCAACTGTGGCAGTATGGACGGGAGGATCAATATTGTCTTCTCTGTCTACCTTTCAGCCAATGTGGATTACACGGGCAGAATTCTTGGAAATGGGACCGAAAATCGTTCACAGAAAATGCTTCTAG
- the LOC134586802 gene encoding actin, cytoskeletal 1A-like isoform X3, with protein MADDGDAVRLVIDNGSGFIKFGFSGEENPRFVYSNLVGRSKYKPFIVGAGQRDYYIGENAQVRRGILSLNYPVEHGVVNSWDDMELIWKNGYKDHLEINSCERPGLVSEAPLNLRANREKMMAVLFEGLGVPATYVSIQAVLALYSSGKVTGCVVDIGDGLTYTVPIFEGYCLQHAVLRLDLAGRELTSYLMSILNESGLSFISTSEREIVKYVKDRQCYIADEIELEELTRTGMEELEKEYKLPDGKIITVHKNRYKCPETLFHPARIGMDSPGIDKMCFNSIMKCDIDLRSSMYSKVLMSGGSTMLPGIGESMTKELARLIPPECPLNVLTSPKPTVAVWTGGSILSSLSTFQPMWITRAEFLEMGPKIVHRKCF; from the exons atggcggacgaTGGCGATGCAGTGAGGC TGGTAATAGACAATGGTTctggatttattaaatttggaTTTTCAGGAGAAGAAAACCCACGATTTGTGTACTCAAATTTAGTAGGCAGATCAAAATACAAACCTTTCATTGTTGGAGCTGGACAAAGGGATTACTATATTGGAGAAAATGCACAGGTAAGAAGGGGTATCCTCTCATTAAACTACCCTGTGGAGCATGGTGTGGTAAATTCATGGGATGACATGGAGCTCATATGGAAGAATGGATATAAAGATCATCTAGAGATAAATTCGTGTGAGAGACCAGGCCTTGTTTCTGAGGCACCTCTCAATCTACGTGCCAACAGAGAAAAGATGATGGCTGTTTTATTTGAGGGACTTGGTGTTCCTGCAACATATGTCTCAATCCAAGCCGTTTTAGCTCTCTACTCCTCAGGAAAAGTAACTGGTTGTGTGGTGGACATAGGTGATGGGTTGACATACACAGTCCCTATATTTGAAGGATACTGTCTTCAACATGCCGTGCTAAGGCTTGACCTAGCAGGAAGAGAACTAACAAGCTATCTGATGAGCATACTAAATGAAAGTGGTCTTTCCTTTATTAGTACATCAGAAAGAGAAATTGTCAAATATGTGAAAGATAGGCAATGTTATATTGCTGATGAAATAGAATTGGAGGAATTAA CAAGAACTGGAATGGAAGAATtggaaaaagaatacaaacttccTGATGGAAAGATTATCACCGTCCACAAAAATAGGTATAAATGTCCAGAAACACTATTTCATCCTGCAAGAATTGGAATGGATTCACCAGGCATtgataaaatgtgttttaatagCATAATGAAGTGTGACATTGATCTTCGGAGTTCTATGTACAGCAAAGTGTTAATGTCTGGAGGGAGCACTATGCTTCCTGGAATTGGTGAGAGTATGACCAAGGAACTGGCCAGATTGATCCCACCAGAATGCCCACTAAATGTTCTTACTTCACCTAAACCAACTGTGGCAGTATGGACGGGAGGATCAATATTGTCTTCTCTGTCTACCTTTCAGCCAATGTGGATTACACGGGCAGAATTCTTGGAAATGGGACCGAAAATCGTTCACAGAAAATGCTTCTAG